The proteins below come from a single Indicator indicator isolate 239-I01 chromosome 12, UM_Iind_1.1, whole genome shotgun sequence genomic window:
- the SQLE gene encoding squalene monooxygenase produces MWTFLGIASFIYVYKKCGDLMTYANKEVLLSVLVFFSLGLLLSYRYRFRGPKQQQQQQQKTHLRMLSDVLSALPLVGFFWAKPTPGSQQAEQPKSRKGKREVKFSEVCMTETVPNATSSPQYDPEIIIVGSGVLGSSLAAVLSRDGRKVTVIERDLKEPDRIVGELLQPGGFRALRDLGLEDTVDGIDSQIVNGYIVHERESNLEVEIPYPTSEDGCVASGRSFHHGQFIMGLRRAAMAESNAKFIEGTVLHLLEEDDCVVGVQYKDKETGETKELHAPLTVIADGLFSKFRKNLVSTKVTVSSHFVGCILKDAPQFKANYAELVLAKTGPVLIYRISSTETRVLVDIRGEMPENLKEYMVKNVHPQLPDHLKEQFFIAVQNDRLRTMPASFLPPSAVNKKGVLLLGDAYNIRHPLTGGGMSVILNDIKIWRSLLQDIPDLYEDSDILKAKRKFYWSRKKSHSFVVNVLAQALYELFAATDGSIHQLKKACFHYFRLGGKCVSGPVGLLSVLSPKPMVLIGHFFAVALYAVYFCFKSESWITMPRAFFNSGVILYRSCSIIFPLIYSEMKYLVY; encoded by the exons ATGTGGACCTTTCTGGGTATCGCCTCTTTTATCTATGTGTATAAAAAGTGTGGAGACCTCATGACCTACGCCAATAAGGAGGTGCTGCTCTCCGTGTTAGTGTTTTTCTCCCTCGGCTTGCTGCTATCGTACAGATACCGTTTCAGGggaccaaagcagcagcagcagcagcagcagaagacccACCTACGGATGCTCTCCGATGTTCTCTCAGCTTTACCGCTTGTTGGCTTCTTCTGGGCCAAGCCCACCCCTGGATCTCAACAAGCCGAACAACCCAAATCCAGAAAG GGTAAAAGAGAAGTAAAATTTTCAGAGGTCTGTATGACAGAAACTGTTCCAAATGCAACATCATCACCCCAGTATGATCCAGAAATTATCATTGTGGGATCAGGTGTTCTTGGTTCTTCCTTGGCTGCCGTGCTCTCAAGAGATGGAAGAAAAGTGACTGTGATAGAGAGAGATCTGAAGGAACCTGACAGGATCGTTGGAGAATTGTTGCAGCCTGGAGGTTTTAGGGCACTTAGAGACCTGGGTCTTGAAG ATACAGTAGATGGTATAGATTCACAAATAGTAAATGGTTACATAGTTCATGAGAGAGAGAGCAACTTGGAAGTTGAAATTCCTTATCCCACATCTGAGGATGGGTGTGTGGCGAGTGGAAGATCTTTTCATCATGGACAGTTCATCATGGGTCTCCGAAGGGCAGCTATGGCAGAGTCCAA tgcaAAATTCATTGAGGGGACTGTGTTGCATTTGCTTGAGGAAGATGACTGTGTTGTGGGTGTCCAGTACAAGGACAAAGAAACTGGAGAGACTAAG GAACTTCATGCACCACTTACTGTTATAGCTGATGGGCTTTTCTCCAAGTTTAGAAAAAACTTGGTCTCCACCAAAGTTACAGTTTCATCCCATTTTGTTGGTTGCATTTTGAAG GATGCACCACAGTTCAAAGCTAATTATGCTGAACTTGTTTTAGCTAAAACTGGTCCAGTACTAATCTATCGGATTTCTTCAACTGAGACTCGTGTCCTTGTAGATATTCGAGGGGAAATGCcagaaaatttaaaagaatACATGGTTAAGAACGTTCATCCACAACTACCTG ATCACTTGAAGGAACAGTTCTTCATAGCAGTTCAGAATGATCGTCTAAGGACTATGCCAGCCAGTTTCTTGCCTCCTTCAGCTGTGAACAAAAAAG GTGTTCTCCTATTAGGAGATGCATATAATATAAGACACCCTCTGACTGGTGGAGGAATGAGTGTTATTTTAAATGACATTAAAATATGGAGAAGTTTACTCCAGGATATCCCAGACCTTTATGAAGATTCTGACATTCTTAAG gcaaaaagaaaattttactggtcaagaaaaaaatctcattcttTTGTAGTGAATGTTCTTGCCCAGGCACTTTATGAACTCTTTGCTGCCACAGAtg GTTCCATACATCAGCTGAAGAAAGCTTGTTTCCATTACTTCAGACTTGGTGGAAAATGTGTCTCAGGTCCTGTTGGATTGCTATCTGT GTTATCACCCAAACCAATGGTACTGATTGGCCACTTCTTTGCTGTGGCATTATATGCTGTTTATTTCTGCTTTAAGTCAGAGTCCTGGATCACCATGCCTCGAGCATTTTTCAATAGTGGAGTTATTCTTTATCGGAGTTGTTCCATAATATTTCCACTTATTTACTCTGAAATGAAGTATTTAGTCTATTAG